A single window of Butyricicoccus intestinisimiae DNA harbors:
- a CDS encoding phage scaffolding protein, which yields MKREFIKGLLPDIGDDVLKQIMDQHSTDVGALRSKIEALETERDGLKTQLNDANTEIQSYKDMDIDGIKQKAADWENKYNTDTQALKDKLSEQEYSYAVNGAVSGMQFTSAAAKKAFVSDLKDKGLKLEDGKLLGLDDYVKTYKESDPHAFADDDGGDPQPRVVGRTTGGNAGGAMAAMRAAMGLPNNTKE from the coding sequence ATGAAGCGTGAATTTATCAAGGGTTTGCTGCCGGACATCGGCGATGACGTTTTGAAGCAGATCATGGATCAGCACAGTACAGATGTCGGTGCGCTGAGAAGTAAAATCGAAGCACTGGAAACCGAACGAGACGGACTGAAAACCCAGCTGAACGATGCCAATACAGAAATTCAGTCGTATAAGGATATGGATATTGACGGCATCAAGCAGAAGGCGGCTGATTGGGAAAACAAGTACAACACAGACACACAGGCATTAAAGGATAAGCTGTCCGAGCAGGAATATAGCTATGCTGTCAATGGTGCGGTGTCTGGTATGCAGTTTACCAGCGCAGCAGCCAAGAAGGCGTTTGTGTCCGATCTCAAGGATAAAGGTTTGAAGCTGGAAGATGGCAAGCTGCTGGGTCTTGACGATTATGTAAAGACCTACAAGGAAAGCGACCCACACGCTTTCGCGGACGATGACGGCGGGGATCCGCAGCCGCGCGTAGTCGGAAGAACAACTGGCGGAAATGCTGGGGGTGCAATGGCTGCCATGCGTGCAGCGATGGGGCTTCCAAATAACACAAAGGAGTAA
- a CDS encoding head-tail connector protein: protein MCYADYDYYINDYCGKTIAEADFIRLSRQASAYLDILTLDKITDDWTTDERVKNACCAVADVYAKQDAGGEVASESNHGVSRTYVASGKSTDKQLYDAAVLYLANTGLLYRGVT, encoded by the coding sequence ATGTGTTACGCAGACTATGACTATTACATCAACGATTATTGCGGCAAGACAATCGCCGAGGCAGACTTTATCCGTCTGTCTCGGCAGGCGTCCGCTTATCTGGATATACTGACGCTGGACAAGATCACAGACGATTGGACAACGGATGAGCGCGTGAAAAATGCGTGCTGTGCAGTCGCAGATGTGTACGCGAAGCAAGATGCAGGCGGCGAAGTCGCCAGTGAGAGCAATCATGGTGTGTCTCGAACATATGTGGCATCCGGTAAGAGCACAGACAAGCAGTTGTATGATGCTGCGGTGCTGTACCTTGCAAACACCGGACTACTGTACAGAGGTGTTACATGA
- a CDS encoding minor capsid protein, giving the protein MRVQITGVAASINTAEILRRRGLGQSTAAVKKLGTTIARYADWRVPMQTGALKNSKQIIVSGGGNGYIVYPAPYAHYQHEGKAMGGRAPKHYTGKALTYHGAPTRGSKWVDRTMKEDGKRILSDFAKAVGGKIK; this is encoded by the coding sequence ATGAGAGTGCAGATTACCGGGGTTGCGGCATCCATTAACACAGCGGAGATTTTACGCCGCAGAGGGCTTGGACAGAGCACGGCAGCTGTAAAAAAGCTCGGTACTACAATCGCACGCTATGCAGACTGGCGCGTACCAATGCAGACTGGCGCGCTGAAAAATAGCAAGCAAATCATCGTAAGCGGAGGCGGAAACGGATACATTGTGTATCCAGCACCATACGCACACTACCAGCACGAGGGTAAGGCGATGGGCGGTCGCGCACCGAAGCACTACACAGGCAAAGCGCTAACCTATCACGGGGCGCCGACGCGCGGATCTAAGTGGGTAGATCGGACGATGAAAGAGGATGGAAAACGTATATTGTCTGACTTTGCTAAAGCGGTAGGAGGAAAAATCAAGTGA
- a CDS encoding phage tail tube protein, whose amino-acid sequence MKVSELIKSAGFTPGTKGEGEVKTNHFILGIQTETSQAKEVDYTVAGPHVEALGQSIESETEDANYMYEGKSTSRTSAQRKFKVSGKRLVGDAFQDWACSHKIKYGTGSGVIVPYVYFNALTGMGEKGNLTINVTSDGDGDANALAAFTVEASSVGIPTEYTYSAT is encoded by the coding sequence ATGAAAGTAAGCGAATTGATTAAGTCGGCCGGATTCACGCCCGGAACTAAGGGCGAAGGAGAAGTAAAAACTAATCACTTCATCCTGGGCATCCAGACCGAAACGTCTCAGGCTAAAGAGGTGGATTACACAGTTGCGGGTCCGCATGTAGAAGCGCTTGGTCAGAGCATTGAATCTGAAACAGAGGATGCGAACTACATGTATGAAGGCAAGTCTACGAGTCGAACAAGTGCACAGAGAAAGTTTAAAGTTTCCGGCAAGCGCTTGGTTGGCGATGCCTTTCAGGACTGGGCTTGCAGTCATAAGATTAAGTACGGCACCGGTTCGGGTGTAATTGTACCATATGTGTATTTCAATGCACTGACCGGCATGGGCGAGAAGGGCAATTTGACCATCAATGTGACATCCGATGGTGATGGCGACGCAAATGCGCTGGCTGCGTTTACCGTAGAGGCATCGTCCGTCGGCATTCCGACAGAGTACACATACAGTGCAACCTAA
- a CDS encoding Gp15 family bacteriophage protein: MFRKPPMSVRVDGRKYRINPDFRIFAKLEADVHRDKINIEQVLRAFYRNDIPDNVDAAVERLIWFYRGGAEQKEESGDKRTVQLGYDFEQDEDALYQSFARDYKIDLYTVNLHWWKFCQLCAGLSDDAPFRRLIYIRTVDTSKLPKEQRASVMKAREQCQLGFDAQQQPRTVEDYEAARIAELRKAYEEA; encoded by the coding sequence ATGTTTCGCAAGCCGCCAATGTCCGTGCGTGTTGATGGCAGAAAATACCGAATCAATCCAGATTTTCGCATTTTCGCAAAGCTGGAAGCAGATGTACACCGTGATAAAATAAATATCGAACAGGTCTTACGGGCGTTTTACCGCAACGACATCCCCGACAATGTGGATGCCGCGGTAGAGCGCCTGATCTGGTTTTATCGCGGCGGCGCGGAGCAAAAGGAAGAATCAGGTGACAAACGCACCGTACAGCTTGGATACGACTTTGAGCAAGATGAAGATGCGCTGTATCAGTCGTTTGCGCGAGATTACAAGATTGATTTGTACACAGTAAATCTCCACTGGTGGAAATTTTGTCAGCTGTGCGCCGGGCTGAGTGATGACGCGCCATTTCGGCGGCTGATATACATTCGCACGGTTGATACATCAAAGTTGCCGAAGGAACAGCGGGCATCGGTTATGAAAGCGCGTGAGCAATGCCAATTAGGATTTGATGCGCAGCAGCAGCCGCGAACAGTTGAAGATTATGAAGCGGCAAGAATCGCGGAATTGCGTAAGGCATACGAAGAAGCATGA